A single genomic interval of Halalkalibaculum roseum harbors:
- a CDS encoding FKBP-type peptidyl-prolyl cis-trans isomerase gives MSKVKEGDTVKVHYTGKLNDGSVFDTSREREEPLEFTLGKGQLIPGFEKAVEGMEIGDSTTVEIPTDEAYGERRDDLELEVSIDELPDNIEPEVGMQLQMQQQENGKAIPVQITEVTDEKVKLDANHPLAGKDLTFDIELVEKS, from the coding sequence TTGTCTAAAGTTAAAGAAGGCGATACCGTAAAAGTACATTACACAGGAAAACTTAACGATGGTTCGGTTTTCGATACCTCTCGTGAACGAGAAGAACCGCTTGAATTCACACTGGGAAAAGGTCAACTTATTCCAGGGTTTGAAAAAGCGGTAGAAGGAATGGAAATTGGTGATTCAACCACTGTAGAAATTCCTACCGATGAAGCATATGGCGAACGCCGTGATGATCTGGAACTTGAAGTTTCAATAGACGAGCTGCCCGATAACATTGAACCTGAAGTTGGTATGCAGCTTCAGATGCAGCAGCAAGAGAATGGCAAAGCCATTCCGGTACAAATCACGGAAGTAACCGACGAAAAGGTCAAGCTGGATGCCAATCATCCACTTGCGGGTAAAGATTTAACCTTCGATATCGAACTGGTAGAAAAAAGTTAA